A part of Patescibacteria group bacterium genomic DNA contains:
- a CDS encoding L,D-transpeptidase family protein: MFIKEEKTNIKYLLIVVVLAAIVGGGILLYAKQTVKELSFLSYFPEIKKPEKRPEKKPVYLKLFEEVREQLISKKTDFLEVNLAKMKIGLYKKGLMTKEVFILTKGDPQGWGGSAAGIYKVISGNKLSFSVISNVYMPYALRYYGKYYLHGEPYYPGGGQLDSSISGGCLRLSNEDAKLIYELTELDMPVLVTDKEKDHYEYSKQKLSRFPEISAQSYLVADLDSGYVFAEKDSRKRLPAASLTKLMTAVVVAENMNLRKPILVKEKMLEAYGSTEGLESGEWFRVVELFYPLLIESSNDAAEVLSYFLGREKTIKLMNEKAEAIFMEQTEFVDPSGFAPENVSTARDLFYLVRYLLNNRPPILEITKGKEVLSFGEVDFEIEELWNKNVFINDPTFVGGKTGFIKASKYTAVFIFRFTAQDGTERNIVIILLGSENNETDTQKIYKWLQENYFEK; the protein is encoded by the coding sequence ATGTTTATTAAAGAAGAAAAAACCAATATTAAATATCTCTTAATTGTAGTTGTTTTAGCTGCCATTGTTGGCGGAGGAATTTTACTTTATGCAAAACAGACCGTAAAAGAGTTAAGTTTTCTTAGCTACTTCCCAGAGATAAAAAAACCTGAAAAAAGGCCAGAAAAAAAGCCCGTCTATCTTAAATTATTTGAAGAAGTAAGGGAACAACTAATTTCTAAAAAAACTGATTTTTTGGAAGTTAATCTTGCTAAGATGAAAATAGGGCTTTACAAAAAGGGTCTTATGACAAAAGAGGTTTTTATTTTAACAAAAGGAGATCCTCAAGGTTGGGGAGGGTCGGCAGCTGGGATATATAAGGTTATATCTGGAAACAAGCTCAGCTTTTCGGTTATTTCAAATGTTTATATGCCATACGCTCTTCGCTATTACGGGAAGTATTACCTTCACGGAGAGCCCTATTATCCTGGGGGAGGGCAGCTTGATTCTTCAATTTCAGGAGGTTGTCTTCGTCTGAGCAACGAAGACGCAAAACTCATTTATGAATTAACCGAACTAGATATGCCTGTTTTAGTGACAGATAAAGAGAAGGATCACTATGAATATTCTAAGCAAAAATTATCCAGGTTTCCGGAAATTTCCGCTCAGAGTTATCTGGTGGCAGACTTGGATTCAGGATATGTTTTTGCCGAAAAGGATTCTCGGAAACGACTTCCCGCGGCTTCATTAACAAAATTAATGACAGCTGTAGTTGTAGCTGAGAATATGAATTTAAGAAAACCTATTTTGGTAAAAGAAAAAATGCTTGAAGCTTACGGTTCTACCGAAGGACTGGAATCCGGTGAATGGTTTAGGGTGGTGGAATTGTTTTACCCTCTTTTGATAGAATCCTCTAATGATGCTGCCGAGGTTCTTAGTTATTTCTTAGGCAGAGAGAAAACTATCAAACTAATGAACGAGAAAGCCGAAGCTATTTTCATGGAGCAGACAGAATTTGTTGATCCTTCTGGTTTTGCTCCCGAAAACGTTTCCACGGCCCGAGACCTCTTTTATTTGGTCAGATACTTATTAAATAATCGTCCTCCAATTTTAGAGATTACCAAAGGGAAAGAGGTATTGAGCTTTGGAGAGGTTGATTTTGAAATTGAAGAGTTATGGAACAAGAATGTTTTTATTAACGACCCAACTTTTGTTGGCGGAAAGACGGGTTTTATTAAGGCTTCTAAATACACGGCTGTGTTTATTTTTCGTTTTACCGCTCAAGACGGCACAGAACGTAACATAGTGATTATCCTTTTGGGCTCTGAAAATAATGAGACCGATACCCAAAAAATTTACAAATGGCTTCAAGAAAATTATTTCGAAAAATAA